ATAGAAGTGCCGACGACTATATCTGGTACATTAATGATAAGAAATATAGCGAAATGACAATTCAAATGTATTTAAGCAAACATGTAGCTAATCCCCCGGAGGATCTTAAAGAGTGCATTGCTGTAGCAGAGTATTATAAGAATGCCTCATATTATAAGATGTATAGTGAAGTAGGAGAGAACGATAAGGCGAAAAAATATCTTTCGTTGATGGATGAAAACAGAAAAGCTGTGGGAAGCTTGTCCTTTGCAATAGAAGATATTAATGAGGAACTAGAAATTGATTCTGGTAAAAAATAGATATATCAACCCTTGGGAATAGCGCAACTGTGCATAATAATAACATCAAAATAATTCAGAAAGAGAGTGAATAGACACAATTACGACATAATAAGCTGCCAGGAATGGGACATACCTATAGCTTGTAAGAAACTCGATATAATGGAATATAGACAAAAAATAAGTAATGGTATGTGAAACAATACGGGGAGAAAGGGGAAATATTTATGATCCCAAAAATCGAACGAGGGGATAAAAATAGCCGAACGAATTTAATTCATATCCTGCTGGTTGCCTTTCTGGTTATTACAATCTTATATTTTGTTTATATTACAGGCGGTACAAAAAAGGGTTTTGTACATCTCATGTATGTTCCAATTATTCTGTCTTCGCTCTATTGGGGAGCTTTCATTGGACTGATAGCAGGAATGGTTTGCGGTATATTGACAGGTCCTTTTATGCCCATGGATGTTGCACTGGGCATTACTCAGGATCCAATGAATTGGATTTTTCGTTTGCTGATATTTTCATTTATAGGCTTTTTAACAGGATATATGATAGACAGAATAAATAGCTTAAATGAAGAAAAACTGGAAAGAACCTTAAAAAGCCCTTTTTATGATCTTCCCAATGCAAAGAAGCTTTTTTATGATATTGAAAATAAGATGAAGTCAGAAAAAAACTTCAAATTAATATCCATAAAATTAACAAACTTATATGATATTGAAAAATACATTGACAATAAATTAGTGTATGAAATAGTTAACAGTCTGGCAGAGAAATTAATGCACACTTGTGGACATAAATCTGTCTATTCTTATGAAAAAGATGAGTTGATTGTATTAGTATGTGAAAGTAGTTCAGATGATTATGAAGAAAAAATTAAAGGAATCTTGGAGTATTATCTTGATTTTCCAATGTCAATTAATGAGTACAAAATTAGATTAGCGTTTAAAGTGGGAATTTATATGTATCAAGGTGAAGACAGTTCACCAATTGAAATATACAATAAAGCCCGGATTGCTTATGAGCAAGGAGAAGTAAAGGAATCAGGCATATATTACTATGACGTTAGCTTAGCAAACAAAAGGAGAGAGATACAAAGTATTACTGGAACAATGCTTGAGTCTATCTTAAAACATGAATTATTTGTAATGTATCAGCCCAAAATTGATATTGTAAACAATAAGATTTCAGGCGTTGAAGCATTGGTAAGGTGGAAAAGAAATGGCAATGAGTTTATCCCGCCGAATATTTTTATTCCCATCGCAGAAGAGATTGGGTTTATCAATAAGATTTCCAAGTTTGTTTTTGACTGTGCAACAACACAGATGGAAATTTGGAAAAGTAAAGGGATGAATATTAAATGTGCTGTGAATGCATCTGTAAGCGAGTTGAATGATGATAGCTTTACTTCCTGGGCGGGAGAAACAATAGATGCTAAAAATATTGATCGATCTGACTTTGAAATAGAAATAACAGAAAGAGCCATAGCCTACAACGATCATAGATTAATAGAAAAAATAAATTATTTAAAAGAGAGTGGATATAAAATATCTATTGATGATTTTGGAACGGGTTATAATTCTCTTATGAGTGTTAGTGAAATACCTTTTGATAAATTAAAAATCGATAAATACTTTATTGATAGGATTCATAAAATTGAAGTCGCAGAACTGGTTAAACTTTTTATAGAATATGCCCATACCCTTGGTAAAGTTGTAATTGCTGAAGGGGTTGAGACCGAGGAACAAATAAATATCCTTAAAAGACTAAAATGCGACGAAGTCCAGGGATATTACTATAGCAGGCCTTTATTACCAGAGGAATTAGAAGAATTTTATTTAGAATTTAATAAGGTCAATCATGAGAGTGCATAGTGTGTTCAATGTTATGTTGTTTAAACTATTCCTTATTTATGTTAACTATTGTATAATAAGAAAAGTGAAAGATACAAAATCTTAATCAATAGAATATTCTCTTAATAAATGAACAGCTATAGTTTTAATCAAAAAGAGCTTATAGGACAGTTGGAGGCTAGAGATGGTATTATATTTTTCAGGTACAGGAAATACAGAATATATAGCAAAATTGATTGCGGATGGATTAGGTGATGAATGCGTAGATTTGTTTGATAGAATTAGGACTAATGACAAGTCCCCATTGTATTCAGAAAAAACTTATGTTATTTGTGCGCCTATCTATGTTTGTGAAATGCCTTTGTTCTTAATGAAGTATTTAAGATCTATAACCTTTAACGGGAATAATAAAGTATACTTTGTTTTTACAAGCGGTGGTTATTGCGGCAGTGCTAAGGTTCAGGCAAAACTATTTTCAAGGAGAAAAAATTTAAAATGCTTAGGCTGTGTAGAATTTGTAATGCCGAGAAATTATGTTGCCAATAATAAATATGCTATGGATGATGAAGAAGTAATTTATTCAAAAATCTCCGAATCTACCAAAAAAGTAAAGCAAGTGGTTGAAGCTATAAAGAATGAAAATAGACTCAAAACCCGTCATGTATGGCTTTTTGAAACCTTGATTATTGCCCCTTTTGCACCGGTATGGACAAAATATAAACTGGTTGCAAAGGATTTTTATACTACGGATGAATGTGTAGGGTGCCGAATTTGTGAAAAGGTTTGTCCCTTAAATAATATTGAAGTTGTTGATAAAAGGCCGGAGTGGGGAGAAAGCTGCACCCATTGTATGGCATGCATTGCGAAATGCCCTAAAAAAGCAATAGAATATGGCAATGTAACGCAGGGCAAAACAAGATATCTTTTAAAAGATTATGTTCATACTAAGATAGCAAATCAATGATACAGATTATAGAATTTAGGATTGCTAGAATCATCGAGACTATATTAGGAGGAGCGAATATGAAAAACCGCTTAAAAACCTATGGAATCACATGTTTGGTTACTATTTTTATAAATATTTTACTATGGAAAGTGTTAGACATTAATGCTGCGAAGCTTATTCCTATTATTTTTGTAATGGCAGCAGCGATGATGGTCATCATAATATCTGTCTTGTATGCAGGGAAAAGAACAAGTACACGAAGATAAAGCATGTAATGTTCAAAAGAGGTGTAAAACAGTGAAAACAATTCATGTTACAGCAGGGGTCATTATCCATGAGGACAAAGTTTTAATTACAAGACGTGCACCAAATGAAAATTTTGCTGGCAGCTGGGAGTTCCCTGGGGGTAAAATTGAACCTAACGAAACGCCAGAAGACTGCCTTGTTCGAGAGATTAAAGAGGAACTCAATATTGATGTCTCTATTGAAAAATTTTGTACAGAGGTAACTCATGATTACGGTCATATGATTGTTCATCTAATGACATATTATTGTACGATAATCAAAGGAGACATCCAGATATCTGTTCATGATCAATACAAATGGGTTAAAATAAATGATTTAGTAAAATACGATCTTTTACCAGCAGATATTCCAATAGTTAAAAAGATTATGGAGGAATACCTGGATAAAAAGCAATGATTCTTGTTTTAAGCTGTTGGTGAGAATTTCGTCATATACAAGTTTTAAAAAGGTTTCTTTAATGAATAACTTTTTCATTAGAAGCCTTTTTTATCTTCCAATTTTTTAATTTTTATCTGTTTGCTTATATTTTTTATAAAAATAACTCACTCCAATGATACATACAATCAAGCCCAATAATGCAGGCTTTAGAATGGACATACCTGCTTCACCACTAAAAACAACACTCCAAATAAATTTTAAAACAGCAGCCCCAATGATCACACCTAAAAGCCATTTCCAATTTCTTTTCCATGCCGCCATCAGAAGCATAAAGAAAAATAAGGGGACAGATAAACTCATTAATATTTTAGGAACAGTCCACGTTCCTTTTAGATAATCCATTTCATAAGCTAAAAATTCCAGAACTTGAGGACTGCTCGCAGCTGGAGCAGGAAACCAAAACATACTTGTAAACAAAGCAAATATTGATGCGAATATACCGGTAAGACTTTTCTTAAATGCAAAATAAACCATCGGTATGATAAATAAAGGTCTAATGTACCAGCTTAAGACATTATGGTGTCTTTCAAATGCCCAATTAAAAAACACATCATTAGTTAGAAATGATACAACAAATATTATAGTAGCACCGGCAAATAACATCCCTAATATCAAATCTGTTTTCTTTTTCATGGCAAATCTCCTTTACATTTCAATCACTTTCTTCAGAATTCCATTAAATATTATACTAATGAATCAATAGAGTTATTTAACCCGTGCTTATTTTTTTATTCTACTTTTTTATTTTCCACCTTTTTGTTCAATCGTAGGATTTATTTATATTTTTTAAAGTGATACTATTAGAACATAAGAAAAAGATTTAAAAAATAAATCTTAGGAGGAATCAATTCTATGAAAATTAAAAAGAGATGGATGGCACTACTATTAGTAGCTATTATGGCAATGTCTGTGATTGGTTGTTCCAATTCAAGCACAGAACAAAGCAAAGGAGAAACGCCAGCTAATACTCAAGAAGAAAGTACCGGTGAAGAAGAAAAGGTATTAGTAGTATATACAGCAAGAAGTGAAGAACTAAATAAAGCAGTGATTTCAGAGTTTGAAAAACAAACAGGAATTAAAGTTGAATTAGTAACAGCAGGCACAGGGGAATTATTAAAACGTGCAGAATCCGAAAAGGATAACCCATTAGGAGATATCTTCTGGGTAGCAGACCGTACAATGCTTGCTTCCTCTGAACACTTGTTCATGGAGTACGTATCTAGTGAAGACGGAAATATGATGGATGGATTCCAAAATACAACTGGATACTTCTCACCAGCATTTTCAGATCCCCCAGTGCTCATTGTTAATACAGATTTATTAGGAGATATAGAAATCAATGGTTTTGCAGATTTGTTAAATCCTGAATTAAAAGGAAAAATTGCTTTCGGTGATCCAGTTAACTCCAGTTCAGCATTCCAATCTTTAGTAGCGATGCTATATGCAATGGGTGACAACAATGATCCAATGTCCGACAGCGCATGGGAATTTGTAGACAAATTTATCAAAAATCTTGACGGCAAAATCAGCAACAGCTCAAGCCAAGTATATAAAGGTGTAGCAGAAGGTGAATATATTGTAGGTCTTACCTGGGAAGACCCAGCTGCCAAATATGTAAAAGAAGGTGCTTCCGTTAAAGTAGTATTCCCAGAAGAAGGAACCATTTTCCCAGGAGAATCTGTACAAATCTTAAAAAACTGTAAACACCCTGAAAACGCAAAGAAATTTGTAGATTTCATGTTATCTGAAGAAGTTCAAAACAGAGTAGGTTCTGAATTAACCGTTCGTCCTCTTAGAAAAGATGCAACATTAGCAGATTATATGACACCTCAGGCAGAAATAAAATTATTTAGTAATTATGATGAAGGATGGGTTGCAGCGAATAAAGTAGAAATTACAAATAAATACAGCGAACATCTTGAATCTTCCATGGATTGATTTTAATTAAATAGGTTGGATTACTAAAACAGGGCCGCTAAGAGCAATGCCATGTCGAGAAGAAATGCTCGAGTGACAAGCAAAAGCGGCCCTTTGTTTCTAAAATATTAACTTAAAGGAGAGTTCAGAAAATGAGCGTAGCAATTAATATAGAGAATGTTATAAAGCGTTTTGGAAAAGATACAGTTATCAATGGATTATCTTTAGATATTAAGCCAGGAGAATTTTTTACATTACTTGGACCATCCGGTTGTGGAAAGACTACCCTGCTTCGTATGATTATTGGGTTTAACTCCATTGAAGGTGGTCAAATCAAAATTGATGGGAAGGTCATTAATGATATTCCTACCAATAAAAGAAATATGGGGATGGTGTTTCAAAACTATGCGATATTTCCCCATATGTCCGTTAAAGATAATATCGCTTTTGGTTTAAAAAACAGAAAAGTACCAAAGGAAGAAATTGAGAAAAAGGTAGATGAAATTTTAAAAGTTGTTAAAATAGATCATTTGAAAAATCGTATGCCGCAAAAATTGTCCGGTGGACAGCAGCAGCGTATTGCCTTAGCCAGAGCAATTGTAATTCATCCGGAAGTACTCTTGATGGATGAACCCCTTTCCAACCTGGATGCAAAACTCCGTACAGAAATGAGAAATGCTATAAAACAGATTCAGCAGCAAGTAGGTATTACGACAGTGTATGTAACCCATGATCAGGAAGAAGCATTGGCCGTATCCGACAGAATTGCGGTTATGAACGGTGGAGTGATTCAGCAAATTGATACACCTAAAAATATTTATCAGCGACCAGCTAATACCTTTGTTTCTACATTTATTGGGCTTTCCAATATCATCAATGGAGTCCTAGAAGGCAATGAAAACGGTAAAGCATTACTTCGAATCGGCAATTATAAATTCCAAATGAATAATATCAAAAAAGACTGTCATCCAAATTCTGAAGTTAAAGTTTCCGTTAGACCTGAAGAATTTATAATCAATAAAGAAACCGAAGAGGGAATTCCAGTTGTAGTAAAAAGCAGTGTGTTCTTAGGGGTTGCAACGCACTATTTTGTTGAAACTAAAGAGGGTCAAGAAATAGAAGTAATAGAAAACTCCGATCTTGATGAATTAATTCCAAACGGAACAAAAATTCACTTAAAGGTACAGACACAAAAAGTAAATGTATTCAGTGAAGATGGCAGCAGGAGTTTTATAGATAGGGAGGTTCGTTCATGAAGAGCGGCATAAAAAAACTAAACATGTGGCAAGTCTTAGCATTTGCCATATTAGCACTGTTTTTGATGTTTGTAGTGTATCCCATAGGTCTTATCTTATATAAAAGTATTTTGATGCAGGATGGAAGTATAAGCTTTTCGTACTTTGGGAAATTCTTTTCCAAAAAGTTTTACTGGAGTACGCTAGTGAACAGCTTTAAAGTAACAATAGCCTCCACATTGGTCTCCGCTGTACTAGGATTAATAATGGCATATGTATTAAGAAGCGTACAGATTAGAGGCAGCAAGTATTTAAACATTCTTATTGTTATCTCTTATTTATCACCTCCGTTTATTGGAGCATATGCATGGGTTCAGCTCCTTGGACGAAACGGATTCATTACCCGAATTTTAAATTCTATGTTTAATGTTCAATTAGGTGGGATTTATGGATTTTCAGGCATTGTACTTGTTTTCTCACTGCAATCCTTCCCCTTAGTGTATATGTATGTTTCAGGGGCATTGAAAAACTTGGATAATTCTTTGAATGAAGCAGCAGAAAGCCTTGGATGTTCAGTATTTCAAAGAGTTACCAGAGTTATCGTACCTTTAGTAACCCCAACATTATTAGCCAGCTCACTGCTAGTGTTCATGCGTGTTTTTTCAGACTTTGGTACACCAATGCTTATTGGTGAAGGGTATAAGACATTTCCGGTATTACTCTACAGCCAGTTTATGGGCGAAGTTAGTACGGATGACCACTATGCAGCAGCTCTTTGTGTGATTGTCATTGGCATTACATTAATTTTATTCTTCTTGCAAAAATATATTGGTAATAAGCTAACCTATTCTATGTCAGCGCTAAAACCAATGCAAGCAGAAAAAGCAACCGGTATTCGCAATATTCTTGCCCACGCATTTGTATATTTGGTTGTATTGGTTGCGGTTTTACCACAGCTCACTGTAATAAGTACTTCGTTCATGGAAACGAAGGGTGCTTCTTATACCGGACAATTTACTTTAGAAAATTATAAAAATATTCTAATGCCGAAAAATATTAGTACCATAACGAACACCTATTTGTTTGGATTGGCGGCCATATTATTAGTTGTAGTTTTGGGAGTATTGGTATCTTATTTGACAGTGCGAAAAAGATCATTTTTAACTTCAATCCTGGATACCTTAACCATGTTCCCATATATTATTCCAGGATCAGTATTAGGTATTTCCTTCTTATATGCATTTAACAGAAAGCCATTACTCCTTAGCGGAACAGCGATTATCATAATTATTTCGCTATGTATCAGAAGAATGCCTTATACCATTCGCTCCAGTACAGCGATCATTGGCCAGATTAGCCCAAGTATTGAAGAAGCTGCAATTAGCTTAGGGGCTACGGAGAGAAAAACCTTCTTAAAAATCATGGTTCCGATGATGATGGCCGGGGTATTATCCGGCGCTATTATGAGCTGGATTACCCTCATTAGTGAATTAAGTTCATCCATCATTTTATACACCAGCAAAACTCAGACATTAACAGTAGCAATTTATGCAGAAGTTATTCGCAGTAATTTTGGAAATGCAGCGGCATATTCAACAATATTGACCTTTACCAGTGTTCTATCTTTACTACTATTCTTTAAAGTATCAGGAAATAATGATATTAGTGTATAATTTAAAATACTGCTTATCCAATAACAATATATCATAGTCAAAACTATGGTATATTGTTATTTGCATTATTAAGATTACTGTCTCCTGAAAATATTTATAAATGAGAGAGGTACAATATGGCGTCCAACCGATATAGAACCTATGTACAGAAAACATTTTTCCATTATATGTTTGCAATTATACTGTTTCTTTGTGTATTGGTATTTACATTTCTTACGATTGACATCCAATGGCTTACCAAAGCGGAAAGTCAGAGAAATAGCCTAAGGATTGCAGAGATTTTAGAACAAGAAATAGCCAATTACAAAGAAGGATTAAATGTTCTTGTAAGTAATGATGAAATCATCAAGGTTTTTAAACAACAAACGAAGGAACAGACTGCAAAAGCCAATCGCCTTCTGTATGATTTTTCCAATAGTCAGGGAGTTCGAGGGGTATTTGCTCTTGTAGATGTAGAGGGCAACATCCTTTGCTCGAATCTGTATAAAGACAATAGAAATATATTTTTGCAGAGTTTTCTCTATAAAAGTTTGGTTCCCAAAATGTTAAATGAGCCGGAGAAAACTATTTTAACTCCCAGTCGCCTAAATTATTCCTACAACCAGACAGGAGATTTACTGATTGGGCGAACTGTGATGGACCAAGGAGATACTATAGGCTTTTTATTCTATGACTTGTTGGATGAAGAAATTTACGACGCGGTTTACAAATATAATGTAGACGATGTGATTTTAACGGATCAATATAATAATTTGATTTTTTCTGTGAGCAGACAAAGTGAAGACTTTATGGGGAAGTATCCTATCGGCAGTTTTCAATTTGAAAAAAATCAAGTTCATATTACTCAGTTAAACGGGAAACAATATCTCATCATAAAAAATATTCTTCACGACAGTGAATTACATTTGTATACCTTAGCTTCTATCAATTTTCAGCAGAGTCTCTTTCGTTATGCCATCATGTTTCTTGTCATTATTGGATTCCTGATGCTCATCATGTTAAAACCTTTAACGGTACATATTGCAGATAAGAATTTATATGCGATAGAAGAACTTCGAAAATCCGTATTAGAAATGGGAAAGGGGAATATGGAGTATTTACTGCGTCCCCATGTTTTTGAAGAATTTCAGGAGCTCCATGATACTTTCCGGAACATGGTACTGCAGCGTGAAGATCTTCAAAGAAAAAATAGTGAACTCATTGAAAGAAAAAGAGTTATGGAAATTAAACAGCTGGAAGAAAGGATTAATCCCCATTTTGTATTTAATGTTTTAGAAACTTTAAGGTATGAGGTTTTGATTGACCCATCTAAAGCTTCTGAGATGATCATGGCATTTGCAAATATAATGCGTTACAACATCTATTATGGAGATACTATTGTACCACTTGAGACAGACATAGAATATGTAAAAGATTATTTGCTCCTGCAAAAGATGCGCTATAATCGTCGTTTGACATACAGCATTGATATACCAGAAGAATTGATGGAATGTAAAGTCCCAAAATTGGTGCTTCAGCCCATTGTAGAAAATTCATTAAAACATGGCATGAAGAATGTTGAATCCATTCATGTAAAGATTACTGCTTCCATGGAGGATGAAAACTTAAGACTGAGTGTCGAGGATAACGGAATAGGCATTGAACCTGAAATACTGGAGGAACTAAAAGAAGATTTAGAAAGAGAAGATGTATATAAAGAACATATAGGAATGTACAATTCCCATAGAGTTGTCAGACTGCTCTATGGACCACCTTACGGCCTAAAAATAGAGAGCACTTATGGGAAAGGTACACTGGTAACTATAGTTCTTCCGATCAATAGGGGGAATGATCATGCATAAGGTATTAATTGTAGAAGATGAAGATATTATGCGAAAAGGCTTAATGTTTATGCCTAAATGGCAAGAAGTCAATTGTATTGTTGTGGGAGAGGCATGCAATGGTCTGGATGGTCTGGAGAAAATCCAAAAACTCCAACCCGATATAGTGATTGTAGACATTAATATGCCCGTCATGGACGGTTTAGAAATGTTAGAAAAAAGTATACGAGAATATGGCTATGATGCGATTATTGTATCAGGCTATGGAGAATTTGACTATGCAAGAAGAGGCATTAGTTTAGGGGTTACAGAATACTTACTTAAGCCGATTAATTATACCAAACTTTATGAAGCCATTCGAAAGATTGAGGCGAAGAGAAATGTGAAAGAGAGTATGAAGAATACCATTCGCCAGATTGATGTTGAAAAGAAAAAGCTAGGACTTTTGGAACATGAGGATACGAAAACAGGGAACCGCTATGTGGATCTTATGCTTCAAGCCATTCATGAGAAATATGCTACACGACTGGCCCTTACGGATATAAGTGAAGAATGCCAAATGTCCTGTACCTATCTCAATGTAAAATTCAAAAATGAAACGGGATATACATTTAATGATTATCTTAACCGATACCGTATCCAAAAAGCAGTAGATTTATTAAGAGAAAACAAGTATAAGATTTATGAAATTGCAGAGATGGTTGGTTTTTCAGATTATAAATATTTTATCAAGGTATTTAAAAAATATATCGGACATTCTCCGGCTCGTTTCTTAAGCGAAAATTAAAACAGATAACATTTGCAAAAGGCTAAGTGGTTGGTCATCTAAGCCCATCTACTTAGCCTTTTTTTATTAATATAAAAACTAAAGGAAATCATCCACAAGGATGAAAATAAGTTAGTTTCCATATCAAAGATTCTAGACAGACATTAAATATTCTTGGAGCCTTTTTTCTGCACTTAGCACATTCTCTCTGTAGGATTTTATATGTTCCTCTGATTTTTTAAAAGATTCCAGGATTAAGTTTTCTAACTTATAAATGTCTTCAGGTGAATTAATCAATATTCTAAAATTACCACTTTCAGATTTGGCAGCCTCTTCGATTGCAAATTGGGTTCTATAAGGATCTATTATTTTTTCATCCAAGTTTGTAAGCACATAACTTTTTTTACCTTTAAGTTTAATTTTTAGCATACTAATAACATTTCGAATATCTATGTAATTACCAGCTTTTCCGTATTTTAAATAGGTAATTGATTTATTGTTTTTTAGCAAAATTTCTTTTACTATTTCATAGCATTTTAACTCATCTTGAGAAAAATCCTTTTGTTTTTCAATAAGCTTCTGATTATAAAAATCGCAGTATTTTAGATATATCTGGGCAGCCCCTAGGGCATCTGCATAACTTCTATGATGTTCTGAAGCTGAATAGTTGATATGATCTAAAACTGTTGGTAGCTTATGATTAGGCAAATCCTTAAATATTAATCTACTTAATTTTAGTGTGTCTATTATTGGATTTTCTATATAATAGTTTTCATCGTCGAAGAATCTTCTGCAAGCAGATCTCAAGAATTTAATATCAAATATGGCATTATGGGCTACTATTGCATGAGTTCCTATGAAATTAATTATTTCAGACAGAATGTCTTCAATTGTATTTTCATTTTCAACCATTTCATTAGTTATGCCAGTTAATTCAGTTATTTCTTTTGGTATTTTTATTTTTGGATTGATTAGTGAATTTATCGAATCAATAGGGTTACCATCCTTAAATTTAATTAAAGATATTTCAATTATTCTATCTTGTTCAGGATCTAATCCAGTAGTTTCTACATCTAGAGCTATAAACTCGTTATAAATACTTTTTAGTATCATTGAACTAGCAGATTTAGATTTTACTGTCTTATTGATTGATGCAGTAATGCAGATATTATTATTTAAGGTCCTTAATATTTTTGAAGAGCTCTCATTTTTTGAATCCTTATTAGGCTCTATTTCTTTTTCTTGAAGTTGATTTTCTAGTTTTTTTCTTTTTTTATAGTCGGCTACGTAAACTTCTAAGGTAGAATATAATTTTTCAGCTTCTTTCCTCTGGAAGAAAGAAAAATAAAAGTAATCAATATGATTTTTTATAAGTTTATTTTTAAATCCAATAACTCCTAATCTAATTATAGTTGCTTCTTCATAAAAGATTGAACTCAAACGGTGGTATTCTATTTTTTTAGATATGTTTGATTTATGATCGGTTAATATCACTCCATCTTTATGAATTTCTAAAGAGTTCTTTTTTCCAACTAAATAATTTATTTCATTTGCAGAATTCATTGTTCTCACCATACTTTCATTTTAATTCCTTCTGTAGGTAAGTTTTCTATTCTAGCAATTTGTTGAAGGCCATAATTAGATGAACTATTTATTATGTGGTTCAATAATAAGTATACTATAATAATTTAAATAATGAAACAGATACTTACTGATAATTCTTAATTTAGTGAAATAAAAAGCTCTATAAAATATTGATATCATTAATAATAAAAATATTAGTTTCTCTGTAGTACCTAAACTGTTGAGCAAAAAAACTATTGCCAACTTTTTTATTGCATAAAGACTTAGAAAAACGCTTGGATCATCTATTAATAATTATTTTCACAATATTTATTAAAAAAGTAAATAAGAAAATAATACGGGAAAAGGAGAACCTAAAACATGTGGGACTCCTTTTTTGAACTTAAGAAGAACATATTAAATTACAATTCAATAATGTTATAAAATGTAAAATAAGAAAAGAATGTTGTCGAAAAAACGAAGATGATTTATAATTTAATGAGAACACTTATCAAAAACAATTCTACGAGTCTTTATTATTTTTAAAAGATTTATGAAAGATAAACTATTAAAGCTAATTTTAAGG
The genomic region above belongs to Defluviitalea saccharophila and contains:
- a CDS encoding EAL domain-containing protein is translated as MIPKIERGDKNSRTNLIHILLVAFLVITILYFVYITGGTKKGFVHLMYVPIILSSLYWGAFIGLIAGMVCGILTGPFMPMDVALGITQDPMNWIFRLLIFSFIGFLTGYMIDRINSLNEEKLERTLKSPFYDLPNAKKLFYDIENKMKSEKNFKLISIKLTNLYDIEKYIDNKLVYEIVNSLAEKLMHTCGHKSVYSYEKDELIVLVCESSSDDYEEKIKGILEYYLDFPMSINEYKIRLAFKVGIYMYQGEDSSPIEIYNKARIAYEQGEVKESGIYYYDVSLANKRREIQSITGTMLESILKHELFVMYQPKIDIVNNKISGVEALVRWKRNGNEFIPPNIFIPIAEEIGFINKISKFVFDCATTQMEIWKSKGMNIKCAVNASVSELNDDSFTSWAGETIDAKNIDRSDFEIEITERAIAYNDHRLIEKINYLKESGYKISIDDFGTGYNSLMSVSEIPFDKLKIDKYFIDRIHKIEVAELVKLFIEYAHTLGKVVIAEGVETEEQINILKRLKCDEVQGYYYSRPLLPEELEEFYLEFNKVNHESA
- a CDS encoding EFR1 family ferrodoxin (N-terminal region resembles flavodoxins. C-terminal ferrodoxin region binds two 4Fe-4S clusters.); translation: MVLYFSGTGNTEYIAKLIADGLGDECVDLFDRIRTNDKSPLYSEKTYVICAPIYVCEMPLFLMKYLRSITFNGNNKVYFVFTSGGYCGSAKVQAKLFSRRKNLKCLGCVEFVMPRNYVANNKYAMDDEEVIYSKISESTKKVKQVVEAIKNENRLKTRHVWLFETLIIAPFAPVWTKYKLVAKDFYTTDECVGCRICEKVCPLNNIEVVDKRPEWGESCTHCMACIAKCPKKAIEYGNVTQGKTRYLLKDYVHTKIANQ
- the mutT gene encoding 8-oxo-dGTP diphosphatase MutT; its protein translation is MKTIHVTAGVIIHEDKVLITRRAPNENFAGSWEFPGGKIEPNETPEDCLVREIKEELNIDVSIEKFCTEVTHDYGHMIVHLMTYYCTIIKGDIQISVHDQYKWVKINDLVKYDLLPADIPIVKKIMEEYLDKKQ
- a CDS encoding ABC transporter substrate-binding protein, which gives rise to MALLLVAIMAMSVIGCSNSSTEQSKGETPANTQEESTGEEEKVLVVYTARSEELNKAVISEFEKQTGIKVELVTAGTGELLKRAESEKDNPLGDIFWVADRTMLASSEHLFMEYVSSEDGNMMDGFQNTTGYFSPAFSDPPVLIVNTDLLGDIEINGFADLLNPELKGKIAFGDPVNSSSAFQSLVAMLYAMGDNNDPMSDSAWEFVDKFIKNLDGKISNSSSQVYKGVAEGEYIVGLTWEDPAAKYVKEGASVKVVFPEEGTIFPGESVQILKNCKHPENAKKFVDFMLSEEVQNRVGSELTVRPLRKDATLADYMTPQAEIKLFSNYDEGWVAANKVEITNKYSEHLESSMD
- a CDS encoding ABC transporter ATP-binding protein; this translates as MSVAINIENVIKRFGKDTVINGLSLDIKPGEFFTLLGPSGCGKTTLLRMIIGFNSIEGGQIKIDGKVINDIPTNKRNMGMVFQNYAIFPHMSVKDNIAFGLKNRKVPKEEIEKKVDEILKVVKIDHLKNRMPQKLSGGQQQRIALARAIVIHPEVLLMDEPLSNLDAKLRTEMRNAIKQIQQQVGITTVYVTHDQEEALAVSDRIAVMNGGVIQQIDTPKNIYQRPANTFVSTFIGLSNIINGVLEGNENGKALLRIGNYKFQMNNIKKDCHPNSEVKVSVRPEEFIINKETEEGIPVVVKSSVFLGVATHYFVETKEGQEIEVIENSDLDELIPNGTKIHLKVQTQKVNVFSEDGSRSFIDREVRS
- a CDS encoding iron ABC transporter permease, yielding MKSGIKKLNMWQVLAFAILALFLMFVVYPIGLILYKSILMQDGSISFSYFGKFFSKKFYWSTLVNSFKVTIASTLVSAVLGLIMAYVLRSVQIRGSKYLNILIVISYLSPPFIGAYAWVQLLGRNGFITRILNSMFNVQLGGIYGFSGIVLVFSLQSFPLVYMYVSGALKNLDNSLNEAAESLGCSVFQRVTRVIVPLVTPTLLASSLLVFMRVFSDFGTPMLIGEGYKTFPVLLYSQFMGEVSTDDHYAAALCVIVIGITLILFFLQKYIGNKLTYSMSALKPMQAEKATGIRNILAHAFVYLVVLVAVLPQLTVISTSFMETKGASYTGQFTLENYKNILMPKNISTITNTYLFGLAAILLVVVLGVLVSYLTVRKRSFLTSILDTLTMFPYIIPGSVLGISFLYAFNRKPLLLSGTAIIIIISLCIRRMPYTIRSSTAIIGQISPSIEEAAISLGATERKTFLKIMVPMMMAGVLSGAIMSWITLISELSSSIILYTSKTQTLTVAIYAEVIRSNFGNAAAYSTILTFTSVLSLLLFFKVSGNNDISV